Proteins from a genomic interval of Spea bombifrons isolate aSpeBom1 chromosome 4, aSpeBom1.2.pri, whole genome shotgun sequence:
- the KLHDC10 gene encoding kelch domain-containing protein 10 isoform X2, with product MAAEAGGGEPLVRFVKLSGRASGRRSPPARSGHRCVADNTNLYVFGGYNPDYDESGGPENEDYPLFRELWRYHFATGMWHQMGTDGYMPRELASMSLVLHGYNLLVFGGTGIPFGESNGNDVHVCNVKYKRWALLSCRGKKPNRIYGQAMAIINGFLYVFGGTTGYIYSTDLHRLDLSTREWIQLKPNNPPCDLPEERYRHEIAHDGQRIYVLGGGTSWTAYSLDKIHAYNFETNTWEDIPTKPHENIGFPAARRCHSCVQIKHEVFICGGYNGEIILGDLWKLDLQTFQWTKLPALMPEPAYFHCAAVTPAGCMYIHGGVVNIQENKRTGSLFKIWLVVPSLLELCWENLLKHFPHLALLPTNQLLQLGLSQGLIERLK from the exons ATGGCCGCGGAAGCCGGCGGAGGGGAGCCGCTGGTGAGGTTCGTGAAACTGAGCGGGAGAGCCTCAG GTCGTCGATCTCCTCCTGCTCGGAGTGGACACCGCTGTGTGGCTGATAACACTAATTTGTACGTATTTGGAGGGTACAATCCAGACTACGATGAGTCAGGAGGACCAGAAAATGAAGACTACCCCCTCTTTCGAGAACTTTGGCGTTATCACTTTGCTACTGGGATGTGGCATCAAATGGGTACAGATGGTTACATGCCAAGAGAGCTGGCATCCATGTCTT TGGTTCTACATGGCTACAACCTCCTTGTATTTGGCGGCACAGGAATCCCATTTGGGGAGAGCAATGGTAATGATGTCCACGTCTGCAATGTGAAATACAAGAGATGGGCACTACTTAGCTGTCGTGGGAAGAAGCCAAACCGAATATATGGACAG GCTATGGCAATTATAAATGGTTTCCTGTATGTGTTTGGCGGAACCACAGGTTACATATACAGCACAGATCTTCACCGGTTGGATCTCTCTACTAGAGAATGGATTCAGCTTAAACCAAATAACCCACCTTGTGACCTGCCGGAGGAGAG GTACCGACATGAGATTGCTCATGATGGGCAGCGGATCTATGTACTCGGTGGAGGAACCTCTTGGACTGCATACTCTCTTGATAAG ATCCATGCCTACAACTTTGAAACAAACACCTGGGAGGATATCCCGACAAAGCCTCATGAAAATATTG GGTTCCCTGCTGCCCGGAGGTGTCACAGCTGTGTCCAGATTAAACATG AGGTGTTCATCTGTGGTGGATATAACGGAGAGATTATCTTGGGGGATCTCTGGAAGCTGGACTTGCAAACTTTCCAGTGGACAAAGCTTCCTGCGCTGATGCCTGAGCCTGCGTATTTCCACTGTGCCGCTGTGACACCG GCTGGCTGCATGTATATCCATGGTGGAGTTGTCAACATCCAGGAGAACAAGCGGACTGGATCATTGTTTAAAATCTGGCTTGTGGTGCCCAGCCTACTGGAACTCTGTTGGGAGAACTTATTAAAGCATTTTCCGCACCTTGCTCTTCTCCCCACAAATCAACTGCTTCAGCTTGGACTATCTCAAGGGCTGATTGAGAGGTTAAAATAA
- the KLHDC10 gene encoding kelch domain-containing protein 10 isoform X1, whose amino-acid sequence MAAEAGGGEPLVRFVKLSGRASGSKKKVRWFPVRRLFTHSCPSLRIPSRFLREGRRSPPARSGHRCVADNTNLYVFGGYNPDYDESGGPENEDYPLFRELWRYHFATGMWHQMGTDGYMPRELASMSLVLHGYNLLVFGGTGIPFGESNGNDVHVCNVKYKRWALLSCRGKKPNRIYGQAMAIINGFLYVFGGTTGYIYSTDLHRLDLSTREWIQLKPNNPPCDLPEERYRHEIAHDGQRIYVLGGGTSWTAYSLDKIHAYNFETNTWEDIPTKPHENIGFPAARRCHSCVQIKHEVFICGGYNGEIILGDLWKLDLQTFQWTKLPALMPEPAYFHCAAVTPAGCMYIHGGVVNIQENKRTGSLFKIWLVVPSLLELCWENLLKHFPHLALLPTNQLLQLGLSQGLIERLK is encoded by the exons ATGGCCGCGGAAGCCGGCGGAGGGGAGCCGCTGGTGAGGTTCGTGAAACTGAGCGGGAGAGCCTCAG GATCTAAGAAGAAGGTACGGTGGTTTCCTGTTAGGCGACTCTTCACTCACTCCTGTCCCAGCCTCAGGATTCCTAGCAGGTTTTTGAGAGAAG GTCGTCGATCTCCTCCTGCTCGGAGTGGACACCGCTGTGTGGCTGATAACACTAATTTGTACGTATTTGGAGGGTACAATCCAGACTACGATGAGTCAGGAGGACCAGAAAATGAAGACTACCCCCTCTTTCGAGAACTTTGGCGTTATCACTTTGCTACTGGGATGTGGCATCAAATGGGTACAGATGGTTACATGCCAAGAGAGCTGGCATCCATGTCTT TGGTTCTACATGGCTACAACCTCCTTGTATTTGGCGGCACAGGAATCCCATTTGGGGAGAGCAATGGTAATGATGTCCACGTCTGCAATGTGAAATACAAGAGATGGGCACTACTTAGCTGTCGTGGGAAGAAGCCAAACCGAATATATGGACAG GCTATGGCAATTATAAATGGTTTCCTGTATGTGTTTGGCGGAACCACAGGTTACATATACAGCACAGATCTTCACCGGTTGGATCTCTCTACTAGAGAATGGATTCAGCTTAAACCAAATAACCCACCTTGTGACCTGCCGGAGGAGAG GTACCGACATGAGATTGCTCATGATGGGCAGCGGATCTATGTACTCGGTGGAGGAACCTCTTGGACTGCATACTCTCTTGATAAG ATCCATGCCTACAACTTTGAAACAAACACCTGGGAGGATATCCCGACAAAGCCTCATGAAAATATTG GGTTCCCTGCTGCCCGGAGGTGTCACAGCTGTGTCCAGATTAAACATG AGGTGTTCATCTGTGGTGGATATAACGGAGAGATTATCTTGGGGGATCTCTGGAAGCTGGACTTGCAAACTTTCCAGTGGACAAAGCTTCCTGCGCTGATGCCTGAGCCTGCGTATTTCCACTGTGCCGCTGTGACACCG GCTGGCTGCATGTATATCCATGGTGGAGTTGTCAACATCCAGGAGAACAAGCGGACTGGATCATTGTTTAAAATCTGGCTTGTGGTGCCCAGCCTACTGGAACTCTGTTGGGAGAACTTATTAAAGCATTTTCCGCACCTTGCTCTTCTCCCCACAAATCAACTGCTTCAGCTTGGACTATCTCAAGGGCTGATTGAGAGGTTAAAATAA